From a single Cyclobacterium marinum DSM 745 genomic region:
- a CDS encoding putative porin, translating to MLKVKFNLRLFFALLGITFLLSAPIWAQQQRPNAPLTEEEKNEKSENAMRSGLLDDSTKMVYGPKTSLYFYEKFVKNNKFKKLELDTSLTGFHNYEPVANTWYKYQDLGNLGTAARPIFYDVPVQIGRTSGFHAYDLYHNSPDSIKYYDTKSPHTKIEAFFGGGNRNKLDVEFTRNIKPNWNVGIAYHTIRATKTLNPTTRDDHNVVNDSYEIFTNYKSENGKYFLLANITRMKHKVDEQGGIIPPDVDTTSLYFTYEDAKVWLSNSQAVDLRQNYHLYHEYEILKGWQAYHVFDKAKQAVTFVADLETSDADFFNENRFNSDNEDHPYSIEETTNNHSHFSEWKNEFGFKGDFGPVYYNAFLKFRTGRMASRFFTSNNSFNELSLGGALRGEINENWVFEAEGEYLIPDGYRVKGLFKSPFLDVSYTKALYKPNMMQQQYSGNHYKWDNDFESTGVDQIKGTLKGDFKNYKIRPNITINRVNNYIFYNQEMVPEQISEEAFMVIPGLESHLVFAGKFHWQSEAYYTLITGGAADKFRIPELFVNTRIFFDGPLFDDHVYVQLGVEGRYRSDNYAPAYMPATQQFYLQDNFNVYAYPVADAFLNFRINRTRVLFRYNHLNAGQMSNEGYFVTPDFTGLKGTLDLGISWYFFD from the coding sequence ATGCTGAAAGTGAAATTTAATCTGAGACTCTTCTTCGCACTTTTAGGGATAACTTTTTTGTTATCTGCTCCGATATGGGCTCAGCAACAACGGCCCAATGCACCGCTTACGGAAGAAGAAAAGAATGAGAAGAGTGAAAACGCCATGAGGTCCGGATTACTTGATGATTCGACTAAAATGGTATATGGGCCTAAAACTTCTCTATATTTTTATGAGAAATTTGTCAAAAACAATAAATTCAAGAAACTTGAGCTGGATACCTCTCTTACAGGGTTTCACAACTATGAACCGGTGGCCAATACCTGGTACAAGTACCAAGATCTGGGCAATTTAGGGACTGCTGCAAGACCCATTTTCTATGATGTACCGGTTCAGATAGGTAGAACCTCAGGTTTTCATGCTTATGATTTATACCATAATTCGCCCGATAGTATTAAATATTATGATACCAAATCTCCACATACAAAGATCGAAGCCTTTTTTGGAGGAGGGAATCGCAATAAATTGGATGTGGAATTTACAAGGAACATCAAACCCAACTGGAATGTTGGTATTGCTTATCATACCATAAGGGCTACAAAAACCCTCAACCCTACCACTAGGGATGACCACAATGTTGTCAATGATTCTTACGAAATCTTTACCAATTACAAATCTGAAAATGGTAAGTATTTTTTGCTGGCCAATATCACCAGGATGAAGCACAAGGTCGATGAACAGGGGGGGATTATCCCTCCTGATGTTGACACCACCTCTTTGTATTTCACCTATGAAGATGCCAAGGTTTGGCTGAGTAATTCGCAAGCCGTTGACCTCAGGCAGAATTACCACCTTTACCATGAATACGAGATATTAAAAGGTTGGCAGGCTTATCATGTTTTTGATAAAGCAAAGCAGGCGGTTACGTTTGTTGCTGATTTAGAAACTTCTGATGCTGATTTTTTTAATGAAAATCGGTTTAATTCTGATAATGAAGACCATCCTTACAGCATAGAAGAAACGACTAACAATCACAGTCATTTTTCTGAATGGAAAAATGAATTTGGTTTTAAAGGTGACTTCGGCCCTGTTTACTACAACGCATTTCTAAAGTTTAGGACCGGACGAATGGCAAGTCGATTTTTTACTTCCAATAACTCCTTTAATGAGTTGTCTCTCGGGGGAGCATTGAGGGGAGAAATTAATGAAAACTGGGTTTTTGAAGCTGAGGGAGAATACCTAATCCCTGATGGATATAGAGTGAAGGGTTTGTTCAAATCTCCCTTTTTGGATGTTAGTTATACCAAGGCTCTATACAAACCTAATATGATGCAACAACAGTACAGTGGCAATCATTACAAATGGGACAATGATTTTGAAAGTACCGGTGTAGATCAAATCAAAGGAACCCTGAAAGGAGATTTTAAAAACTATAAGATTAGGCCTAATATCACCATCAATAGAGTTAACAATTACATTTTTTATAACCAAGAGATGGTACCGGAGCAGATTTCTGAAGAAGCATTTATGGTAATTCCCGGATTGGAGTCTCATTTGGTCTTTGCAGGAAAATTTCACTGGCAATCGGAGGCCTATTATACCTTAATTACCGGAGGAGCTGCGGACAAATTCCGTATTCCGGAATTGTTTGTCAACACCAGGATATTCTTTGACGGGCCTTTATTCGATGACCACGTGTATGTTCAACTTGGAGTAGAAGGTCGGTACAGAAGCGACAATTATGCGCCCGCTTATATGCCGGCAACCCAGCAATTTTACTTGCAGGATAATTTTAATGTCTATGCTTACCCGGTGGCTGATGCCTTTTTAAATTTCCGGATTAATAGAACAAGGGTTTTGTTTAGGTACAACCATTTGAATGCCGGACAAATGTCAAATGAGGGCTATTTTGTCACCCCGGATTTTACCGGGTTAAAGGGGACCTTAGACCTCGGAATAAGTTGGTATTTCTTTGATTAA
- the miaE gene encoding tRNA-(ms[2]io[6]A)-hydroxylase, translated as MAWQESTKNKMLRLELPTDPRWVDIASISLEAILVDHAYCEQKAASSCISLIIKFPEFDEMVDVLTPVVAEEWQHFESVMQQIRKRGFKFGFPRKDNYVAQLQSFVRKGGSRKDQVSELLLMNALIEARSCERFKLLSKNLEDKELSVFYHELMISEAGHYVNFIQLAKKYQDPEKVENRWQEWLNHEKNVMKDLEIRGDRMH; from the coding sequence ATGGCTTGGCAAGAATCGACAAAAAATAAAATGTTAAGGTTGGAGTTGCCCACCGACCCAAGGTGGGTAGATATAGCAAGCATTAGTTTGGAAGCAATTCTAGTGGATCATGCTTATTGTGAACAAAAAGCAGCTTCTTCTTGCATTTCCCTGATCATTAAATTTCCTGAATTCGATGAAATGGTTGATGTGCTCACCCCGGTGGTAGCAGAGGAATGGCAACATTTCGAATCGGTAATGCAGCAAATAAGAAAGCGTGGATTCAAGTTTGGTTTTCCCAGAAAGGATAATTATGTTGCTCAACTTCAGTCTTTTGTTCGCAAGGGAGGGAGCCGCAAAGACCAAGTGTCAGAGTTACTACTGATGAATGCACTTATAGAAGCCAGATCTTGTGAGCGTTTTAAGCTTTTATCTAAAAACCTTGAAGATAAGGAATTGTCTGTTTTTTATCATGAGCTGATGATATCCGAAGCAGGGCATTATGTGAATTTTATTCAACTGGCGAAAAAGTATCAGGACCCAGAAAAGGTGGAAAATCGCTGGCAGGAGTGGTTAAATCATGAAAAGAATGTAATGAAAGACCTGGAGATAAGAGGAGACCGCATGCACTAA
- a CDS encoding ABC transporter permease, which translates to MNLLENIREAFRSVKSNLLRTILTGLIIAIGITSLVGMLTAIDAMKAQIEESLSGFGANNFDVRSKGFSGGRARSSGIAPKNYPNITYREATEFKERYNERGVSSITTFVSGSAEVKKGSKKTNPNSRIIGGDDNYFLIKGVAIEKGRNFSNVELSYGNNVCVIGTEIQQTLFDDTEDPINQYISFYGRRYTIVGIMEKQGGVGGDSGADRAIIIPILNARNLDSRGSFRYTITIAGQDPLRLQYEMGQATGIMRSIREDGVGMEDSFEVVKSQTLGESLEEIAGYLRIGGFGIGFITLLGASIGLMNIMLVSVTERTREIGIRKAMGATPLRIRQQFLIEAIVICVMGGILGVIMGIGIGNIVGNTVGPGGFLVPWVWIIFSFIVCIVVGLVSGLIPAYKASKLDPIESLRYE; encoded by the coding sequence ATGAATCTGCTCGAAAATATAAGAGAAGCATTTAGATCGGTAAAATCTAACTTACTGAGAACCATTTTAACAGGTTTGATCATTGCCATTGGTATCACCTCATTGGTAGGGATGCTCACTGCCATTGATGCCATGAAGGCCCAAATAGAGGAAAGCCTATCCGGATTTGGGGCCAATAATTTTGATGTTAGAAGTAAGGGTTTTTCTGGAGGCAGGGCAAGATCATCGGGAATTGCACCCAAAAATTATCCCAACATTACCTATAGGGAGGCTACCGAATTTAAGGAGAGGTACAATGAGAGAGGTGTGTCCTCAATTACTACTTTTGTATCAGGTTCTGCTGAAGTAAAGAAAGGATCAAAGAAAACCAATCCCAACAGTCGGATAATTGGGGGCGACGATAATTATTTTTTAATCAAAGGAGTGGCGATAGAAAAGGGTAGGAATTTCAGTAATGTAGAGTTATCCTATGGCAATAATGTCTGTGTGATAGGAACTGAAATTCAGCAGACACTATTTGACGATACAGAAGATCCAATCAATCAATACATCTCATTTTATGGAAGGCGATATACCATTGTTGGTATCATGGAAAAGCAAGGAGGGGTTGGAGGTGATTCGGGAGCAGATAGGGCCATTATAATTCCTATTCTTAATGCCAGAAACCTGGATAGCAGAGGGAGTTTTCGCTATACCATTACCATCGCAGGACAGGATCCTTTGAGGTTACAATATGAAATGGGGCAAGCCACAGGTATCATGCGGTCCATAAGAGAAGATGGTGTTGGCATGGAAGATTCATTTGAGGTGGTCAAATCTCAGACTTTAGGGGAAAGCCTTGAAGAAATTGCCGGATACCTTAGAATTGGAGGTTTTGGAATAGGTTTTATTACTTTGCTGGGCGCATCTATTGGATTAATGAATATCATGCTTGTCTCTGTTACTGAAAGAACTCGTGAAATTGGGATTAGAAAAGCTATGGGTGCCACCCCGCTTCGAATTCGTCAACAATTTCTCATAGAAGCCATAGTGATTTGCGTAATGGGAGGAATTCTAGGAGTGATTATGGGTATTGGGATAGGTAATATTGTAGGCAATACGGTGGGGCCGGGTGGTTTTCTTGTTCCCTGGGTTTGGATTATTTTTTCCTTTATTGTTTGTATTGTGGTAGGTTTAGTTTCAGGGCTTATCCCTGCATACAAAGCCAGCAAGCTCGACCCTATAGAATCACTCCGTTACGAATAA
- a CDS encoding GMC oxidoreductase has product MNNNTFDAIVIGSGISGGWAAKELCEKGLKTLVLERGRNVRHKEDYPTMHTPPWEFPLRGQLSLKVKQENPIVSRCYAFKDDADHFFVKDNEHPYIQDKPFDWIRGYQVGGKSLLWARQVQRWSKYDFEGPGRDGFAVDWPIRYEDIAPWYSYVEHFIGVSGNKDGLDTLPDGEFLPAWEMNKVEKTIQEKVNAAYSDRKFIIGRCAHLTKPAPHHQAQGRGQCMARSLCQRGCPFGAYFSSNSSTLPAAEATGNLSIKPHSVVHSIIYDDAKAKATGVRVIDAETMETTEYYAKVIFVNASALNSNLILLNSKSKRFPNGLGNDNGLLGTHIAFHNYRGTLSAKMDGFMEDYYYGRRPTAIMMPNFRNVKQQEMDFLRGYMTFYSAGRGGWGGARNADFGPGFKEANSEAMPWRVFMMMQGETIPKAENRVYLDEKLKDKWGIPQLRVDVGYDENDDLSLKDFLNQGAEMLEKAGCKDVKQNDSGQAPGLDIHEMGGVRMGKDPETSLLGKYHQMHACPNVYVTDGASMTSTGTQNPSLTYMAFTARAVDHAVKALKRKDL; this is encoded by the coding sequence ATGAATAACAATACGTTTGATGCCATTGTTATTGGCTCAGGAATTAGCGGCGGTTGGGCGGCTAAAGAATTATGTGAGAAAGGGCTTAAAACCCTTGTGCTGGAAAGAGGAAGAAACGTAAGACACAAGGAAGATTACCCAACCATGCATACTCCTCCTTGGGAATTTCCCTTGCGGGGTCAATTGTCACTAAAGGTTAAACAAGAGAATCCCATTGTTTCCAGGTGTTATGCTTTTAAAGATGATGCAGATCATTTTTTTGTAAAAGATAATGAGCATCCCTACATTCAAGACAAGCCATTTGACTGGATCCGTGGATACCAAGTTGGGGGGAAATCTTTACTTTGGGCCAGGCAGGTCCAAAGATGGAGTAAATATGATTTTGAGGGCCCGGGAAGAGATGGCTTTGCCGTAGACTGGCCCATACGGTACGAAGACATAGCTCCTTGGTACAGTTATGTGGAGCATTTTATAGGCGTAAGTGGCAATAAAGATGGATTGGATACTTTGCCTGATGGGGAATTTTTGCCTGCTTGGGAAATGAATAAGGTGGAAAAAACAATTCAGGAAAAAGTAAATGCAGCCTATTCTGATAGAAAATTTATCATAGGTAGATGTGCACACCTCACAAAGCCGGCACCTCATCACCAAGCTCAAGGTAGAGGCCAATGCATGGCAAGAAGTTTGTGTCAAAGAGGTTGCCCTTTCGGAGCCTATTTTAGCTCAAATTCTTCTACTTTGCCAGCGGCAGAGGCCACCGGAAACCTCAGCATAAAACCCCATTCTGTGGTTCATTCTATCATTTATGACGATGCCAAAGCCAAGGCTACCGGCGTTAGGGTAATAGATGCTGAAACCATGGAGACTACTGAGTATTATGCCAAGGTGATTTTTGTAAATGCTTCAGCATTAAATTCCAACCTTATTTTGCTGAATTCAAAATCCAAACGGTTTCCCAATGGTTTGGGGAATGACAATGGACTCCTTGGGACGCATATTGCCTTCCATAATTACCGGGGAACACTTTCTGCAAAAATGGACGGATTCATGGAGGATTATTACTACGGTCGAAGGCCCACAGCCATCATGATGCCCAATTTTAGAAATGTAAAGCAGCAAGAAATGGATTTCCTAAGGGGATATATGACCTTTTATTCTGCCGGAAGAGGGGGTTGGGGTGGCGCAAGAAATGCAGACTTCGGTCCCGGCTTTAAAGAAGCCAATTCTGAAGCAATGCCTTGGAGAGTTTTTATGATGATGCAGGGAGAAACGATTCCAAAGGCTGAAAACAGAGTGTATTTGGATGAAAAGTTAAAAGATAAATGGGGTATACCTCAACTAAGAGTGGATGTGGGATATGACGAAAATGATGATTTGTCCCTTAAGGATTTTTTGAATCAAGGGGCCGAAATGCTTGAAAAGGCAGGCTGTAAGGATGTCAAGCAAAATGACAGTGGACAGGCGCCGGGGCTGGATATACATGAAATGGGAGGTGTCAGAATGGGAAAAGATCCCGAAACTTCCTTATTGGGTAAGTACCATCAAATGCATGCCTGCCCTAATGTCTATGTTACTGATGGGGCTTCCATGACCTCCACAGGAACCCAAAACCCAAGCCTAACTTATATGGCTTTTACAGCCAGGGCGGTGGACCATGCGGTCAAAGCGCTAAAAAGAAAAGATTTATAA